One genomic segment of Mycolicibacterium chubuense NBB4 includes these proteins:
- a CDS encoding alpha/beta fold hydrolase → MDAELARWKAAGQSFDYLGFDVFYRHEGQGPALLLVHGYPFNSFDWSAIWPTLTERFTVIAPDMMGMGFSAKPVAYRYSVYDHADMHEALLSHLGVRSAHVLAHDLGDSVAQEFLARNEFGEQSYGAWNIESITWLNGGLFNEAYTPRAMQKLMSATPLGDLMSPLQGSVLSRRLLEPTINEMFGPNTKPSRQLMDTFHQILEWGDGKRVLHKVGRFLDDRYTHRNRWVRAMRKTSVSLRLIDGPVDPNSGAHMARRYAEVVPDADVVMLADDIGHWPQIEAPEAVLTHFLAHIDRVTGQR, encoded by the coding sequence GTGGACGCAGAACTGGCACGGTGGAAGGCTGCCGGGCAGTCCTTCGACTACCTCGGATTCGACGTGTTCTACCGGCACGAGGGTCAGGGCCCTGCCCTGCTGCTCGTCCACGGTTATCCGTTCAACTCCTTCGACTGGTCAGCGATCTGGCCAACGCTGACCGAGCGGTTCACCGTGATCGCGCCGGACATGATGGGAATGGGCTTCTCGGCCAAACCGGTGGCCTACCGCTACTCGGTGTACGACCACGCCGACATGCACGAGGCGCTGCTGTCGCATCTCGGTGTCCGCTCGGCGCATGTGCTGGCCCATGACCTCGGCGACTCGGTGGCCCAGGAGTTCTTGGCGCGCAACGAGTTCGGAGAACAGAGCTACGGTGCGTGGAACATCGAGTCGATCACCTGGCTCAACGGCGGGCTGTTCAACGAGGCGTACACGCCGCGTGCGATGCAGAAGCTGATGTCGGCCACGCCCCTGGGTGACCTGATGAGTCCGTTGCAGGGCAGTGTCCTGTCCCGCCGTCTGCTCGAACCCACCATCAACGAGATGTTCGGACCGAACACCAAGCCGTCGCGGCAGCTGATGGACACCTTCCACCAGATCCTGGAGTGGGGCGACGGGAAGCGGGTCCTGCACAAGGTGGGCAGATTCCTCGACGACCGCTACACGCACCGCAACCGGTGGGTGCGGGCGATGCGGAAGACGTCGGTGTCTCTACGCCTGATCGACGGTCCCGTCGATCCGAACTCGGGGGCGCACATGGCCCGGCGGTACGCCGAGGTGGTCCCGGACGCCGACGTCGTGATGCTCGCCGACGACATCGGGCACTGGCCTCAGATCGAAGCGCCCGAAGCGGTGCTGACGCACTTCCTGGCCCACATCGACCGCGTCACGGGGCAGCGGTAG
- a CDS encoding ribonuclease D produces the protein MSAFQPVGSALGPVDPDDTVDPDDTDGAEPVEPEATPLLSPRDGVPGVAASRDEIARAADVLASGTGPFAVDAERASGFRYSNRAYLVQIRRAGAGTVLIDPVSHGSDSLEVLAPVAEVLAGDEWVLHAADQDLPCLAEIGMRPTSLYDTELAGRLANYDRVNLAAMVQRLLGLQLTKGHGAADWSKRPLPHDWLNYAALDVEVLAELRDAIDAVLAEQGKTEWARQEFEFLRTFEGSPTRRDRWRRTSGIHKVRDPRALAAVRELWMTRDQIARRRDIAPGRILPDSAIVNAATTDPDTVEKLTALPVFGGSKQRRSAQVWLDALARARTAEAPSPQEPSNGPPPASRWARRKPEAAARLEAARAALTDVAQRVSVPTENLLSPDVVRRLCWDWVTVEDTAAAVDVFLRDSGARQWQRDLTVPVLADALATAAP, from the coding sequence ATGTCTGCATTCCAGCCTGTGGGTTCTGCCTTGGGACCCGTCGACCCCGATGACACCGTCGACCCCGATGACACCGACGGCGCCGAACCGGTGGAGCCCGAGGCCACCCCGCTGCTGTCTCCGCGCGACGGCGTCCCCGGCGTGGCCGCCAGCCGCGACGAGATCGCCCGGGCGGCAGATGTTCTGGCGTCGGGCACCGGCCCGTTCGCCGTCGACGCCGAACGCGCGTCCGGCTTCCGCTACTCCAATCGTGCGTACCTGGTGCAGATCCGCCGCGCCGGTGCGGGCACCGTCCTGATCGACCCGGTCAGTCACGGCAGCGACTCTCTCGAGGTGCTGGCGCCGGTCGCCGAGGTGCTGGCCGGCGACGAGTGGGTGCTGCACGCCGCCGATCAGGACCTACCGTGCCTGGCCGAGATCGGCATGCGGCCCACGTCGCTCTACGACACCGAGCTCGCGGGGCGGTTGGCCAACTACGACCGGGTGAATCTCGCGGCCATGGTGCAGCGGCTGCTCGGCCTGCAGCTGACCAAGGGCCACGGCGCGGCCGACTGGTCGAAACGGCCGCTGCCGCACGACTGGCTGAACTACGCGGCACTCGACGTCGAGGTCCTCGCCGAACTGCGCGACGCGATCGACGCCGTGCTGGCCGAGCAGGGCAAGACCGAATGGGCGCGCCAGGAATTCGAGTTCCTCCGCACCTTCGAAGGGTCACCGACACGCAGGGACAGGTGGCGGCGGACCTCGGGCATCCACAAGGTGCGCGACCCCCGGGCCCTCGCGGCGGTGCGGGAGCTCTGGATGACGCGAGATCAGATCGCCCGCAGGCGCGACATCGCGCCGGGCCGCATCCTGCCCGACAGCGCGATCGTCAACGCCGCCACCACCGATCCCGACACTGTCGAGAAGCTCACCGCGTTACCGGTGTTCGGCGGGTCCAAGCAGCGGCGCAGCGCGCAGGTGTGGCTCGACGCGCTGGCCCGCGCCCGCACCGCCGAGGCGCCGTCGCCGCAGGAACCGTCCAACGGCCCGCCGCCCGCCTCGCGCTGGGCGCGGCGCAAACCGGAGGCCGCCGCCCGGCTGGAAGCGGCCCGCGCGGCACTGACCGACGTGGCGCAACGCGTTTCGGTGCCCACGGAGAACCTGTTGTCGCCCGACGTCGTTCGGCGGTTGTGCTGGGACTGGGTCACCGTCGAGGACACCGCCGCCGCTGTCGATGTGTTCCTGCGCGACTCGGGAGCGCGGCAGTGGCAGCGCGATCTGACGGTGCCCGTGCTGGCCGACGCGTTGGCTACCGCTGCCCCGTGA
- a CDS encoding DUF3000 domain-containing protein — MTTAEPAQFREAVAAMNATTVRPEIELGPIRPPQRLAPYSYALGAEVKHAEAAIIPERSEGDAFGRLILLHDPEGADAWDGTMRLVAYIQADLDSSEAVDPLLPEVAWSWLVDALEQRAEHVTALGGTVTATTSVRYGDISGPPRAHQLELRASWTATDVDLGPHVEAFCEVLEHAAGLPPSGVTDLSSRTRA; from the coding sequence GTGACCACCGCCGAACCGGCTCAATTCCGTGAAGCGGTGGCGGCCATGAATGCCACCACCGTACGACCGGAGATCGAGCTGGGCCCGATCCGGCCGCCTCAGCGCCTCGCGCCGTACAGCTACGCGCTGGGCGCGGAGGTCAAGCACGCCGAGGCGGCGATCATCCCGGAGCGCTCCGAGGGTGACGCGTTCGGCCGGCTGATCCTCCTGCACGATCCCGAAGGCGCCGACGCCTGGGACGGCACCATGCGGCTGGTCGCCTACATCCAGGCGGACCTGGACTCCAGCGAGGCCGTCGACCCCCTGCTGCCCGAGGTCGCGTGGAGTTGGCTGGTCGATGCGCTCGAGCAGCGCGCCGAGCACGTCACCGCCCTGGGCGGCACGGTCACCGCCACGACGTCGGTGCGCTACGGCGACATCTCCGGCCCGCCGCGCGCACACCAACTGGAACTGCGCGCCTCGTGGACCGCCACGGACGTCGACCTCGGGCCGCACGTGGAGGCGTTCTGCGAGGTGCTCGAGCATGCCGCCGGCCTGCCGCCGTCCGGGGTGACCGACCTGAGTTCCCGCACCCGCGCCTGA
- the hemE gene encoding uroporphyrinogen decarboxylase, whose protein sequence is MNTRRELPESPYLAAVAGREPPRVPVWMMRQAGRSLPEYRALRAKNTMMQACFDADLITEITLQPVRRHGVDAAILFSDIVVPLRAAGIGLDIVPDVGPVIEHPIRSLEDVRAIAPLDPQQVAPVATAVAQLVGELGDVPLIGFAGAPFTLASYLVEGGPSRNHEHTKAMMLGETDTWHALMTALTDVTIGFLRTQLEAGVDAIQVFDSWAGTLSLADYRAYVLPHSTRVFAALSQFGVPMTHFGVGTAELLGAMSEAVHGDGGGHGVPAVVGVDWRTSLTDAASRVRRGTALQGNLDPVVLLAGWPVVQRAVRAVVEDGRRAIDAGAAGHVFNLGHGVLPATDPEIITDMVALVHEL, encoded by the coding sequence ATGAATACGCGCCGCGAGCTGCCCGAATCGCCCTACCTGGCCGCCGTCGCCGGCCGCGAGCCCCCCCGGGTACCGGTGTGGATGATGCGGCAGGCGGGGCGGTCGCTGCCCGAGTACCGGGCACTTCGGGCCAAGAACACGATGATGCAGGCCTGTTTCGACGCCGACCTGATCACCGAGATCACCCTGCAGCCGGTGCGCAGGCACGGCGTCGACGCGGCCATCCTGTTCTCCGACATCGTGGTGCCGCTGCGTGCCGCGGGGATCGGCCTGGACATCGTGCCGGATGTGGGGCCGGTCATCGAGCACCCGATCCGCTCCCTCGAGGACGTCCGTGCGATCGCGCCTCTGGATCCGCAGCAGGTCGCGCCGGTGGCCACCGCGGTCGCCCAGCTGGTCGGCGAGCTCGGCGACGTGCCGCTGATCGGTTTCGCCGGTGCCCCGTTCACGCTGGCGTCCTATCTCGTCGAGGGCGGCCCGAGCCGCAATCACGAGCACACGAAGGCGATGATGCTCGGTGAAACCGACACCTGGCATGCGCTGATGACGGCGCTGACGGACGTCACGATCGGGTTCCTGCGCACTCAACTCGAGGCCGGTGTGGACGCGATCCAGGTGTTCGACTCGTGGGCGGGCACGCTGTCGCTGGCCGACTACCGCGCGTACGTGCTGCCGCACAGCACCCGGGTGTTCGCCGCACTGTCGCAGTTCGGTGTGCCGATGACGCACTTCGGCGTCGGCACCGCCGAGCTCCTGGGCGCGATGTCGGAGGCCGTCCACGGCGACGGCGGCGGCCACGGCGTGCCCGCGGTCGTCGGCGTGGACTGGCGCACATCGCTGACCGACGCCGCCTCGCGGGTGCGGCGGGGGACCGCCCTGCAGGGCAACCTCGACCCGGTGGTGCTGCTGGCGGGATGGCCGGTGGTGCAGCGCGCGGTCCGCGCGGTGGTCGAGGACGGCAGGCGCGCGATCGACGCCGGGGCCGCCGGGCATGTGTTCAACCTCGGTCACGGGGTGCTGCCGGCGACCGACCCCGAGATCATCACCGACATGGTGGCGCTGGTGCACGAGCTGTGA
- a CDS encoding protoporphyrinogen oxidase, which translates to MTTSYCIVGGGISGLVAAYRLRVAAGPDVSITVLDPADRLGGVLRTERVGGQPLDVGAEAFVARRPEVPALLGELGLSGKQIATTGARPLIYSEGRLHQLPRDTVNGIPSRAGALTGLVDDATIRWMLDEPRRPLSWRPGADPSVAELVGDRFGEQVVARSVDPLLAGVYAGSAATIGMRAAAPTVATALDRGARSLTEAVNSVLPPPVSGSIFGAIDGGYAVLIDELVRRSALTWAQVTVRGVHQTARGWELLDDEGTRWSADAVVLAVPAPRLPALISDVAPASAAAARKIPVASSAVVALALPGGTPLPEQSGVLVAGRGRLRAKAVTLSSRKWGRRGSVEMVRLSFGRFGDDLARRAGDEELLTWSAEDLGTLFGISVEPVDSRVARWLDAMPQYGPGHGDLIAELRTGLPPRLAVAGAYLDGIGVPACVAAATRAAAALTVQT; encoded by the coding sequence GTGACCACTTCCTATTGCATTGTCGGCGGCGGTATTTCGGGTCTGGTCGCCGCGTACCGGTTGCGCGTGGCAGCCGGCCCCGACGTGTCGATCACGGTGCTCGACCCGGCCGACCGCCTCGGCGGCGTCCTGCGCACCGAGCGGGTCGGCGGGCAGCCGCTCGACGTCGGTGCCGAGGCCTTCGTGGCCCGCAGGCCCGAGGTGCCCGCACTACTCGGCGAGCTGGGCCTCTCCGGAAAGCAGATCGCCACCACCGGCGCCCGCCCGCTGATCTACAGCGAAGGCCGGCTGCACCAGCTGCCCCGCGACACCGTCAACGGCATTCCGTCGCGGGCCGGCGCGCTGACGGGGCTGGTCGACGACGCGACGATCCGGTGGATGCTCGACGAGCCCCGGCGGCCGCTGTCCTGGCGCCCCGGCGCGGATCCGTCGGTCGCCGAACTCGTCGGCGACCGGTTCGGCGAACAGGTCGTCGCCCGCTCGGTCGACCCGTTGCTCGCCGGTGTGTACGCCGGTTCGGCCGCGACGATCGGCATGCGTGCGGCCGCACCGACGGTGGCCACGGCGCTGGATCGCGGTGCCCGCAGCCTCACGGAGGCGGTCAATTCGGTCCTGCCCCCGCCCGTGTCCGGATCGATCTTCGGCGCGATCGACGGCGGCTACGCCGTGTTGATCGACGAACTGGTACGTCGCTCCGCGCTGACGTGGGCACAGGTGACCGTGCGCGGCGTTCATCAGACGGCGCGCGGGTGGGAACTCCTCGACGACGAAGGCACCCGGTGGTCCGCCGACGCCGTCGTGCTGGCGGTCCCCGCGCCGCGACTGCCGGCGCTGATCTCCGACGTCGCCCCGGCCAGCGCGGCCGCCGCCCGCAAGATCCCGGTCGCCTCGTCCGCGGTCGTCGCGCTGGCACTGCCGGGCGGCACGCCGCTGCCCGAGCAGTCCGGCGTGCTCGTCGCCGGTCGCGGGAGGCTGCGCGCGAAGGCGGTCACCCTGTCGTCGCGGAAGTGGGGGCGCCGCGGCAGCGTCGAGATGGTGCGGCTGTCGTTCGGCCGGTTCGGCGACGACCTGGCGCGCCGCGCCGGCGATGAGGAGTTGCTGACCTGGTCGGCTGAGGACCTCGGCACGTTGTTCGGTATCTCGGTGGAACCGGTCGATTCCCGGGTGGCCCGCTGGCTGGATGCGATGCCGCAGTACGGGCCGGGCCACGGCGACCTGATCGCCGAATTGCGCACGGGGCTTCCGCCGCGGCTGGCCGTGGCCGGTGCCTATCTCGACGGCATCGGGGTGCCCGCCTGCGTGGCGGCGGCGACCCGGGCTGCGGCGGCGCTGACCGTCCAGACCTGA
- the hemQ gene encoding hydrogen peroxide-dependent heme synthase, whose translation MAKLDYDALNSAVRYLMFSVFAVQPGTLPDDEDARAAVIDDATTFFKRQEDNGVVVRGLYDIAGMRADADFMIWTHAETVEALQATYADFRRTTTLGRACTPVWSNVALHRPAEFNKSHVPAFLAGEEPGNYICVYPFVRSYEWYLLPDEERRRMLAEHGMAAREYKDVRANTVSSFALGDYEWLLAFEAPELHRIVDLMRDLRATDARRHVREETPFFTGPRVSVEKLVLALP comes from the coding sequence ATGGCCAAGCTCGACTACGACGCCCTCAATTCCGCCGTGCGCTACCTGATGTTCTCCGTGTTCGCCGTCCAACCGGGCACGCTTCCCGACGACGAAGACGCGCGGGCGGCCGTCATCGACGACGCCACGACGTTCTTCAAGAGGCAGGAGGACAACGGCGTCGTGGTGCGGGGCCTCTACGACATCGCCGGCATGCGCGCCGACGCCGATTTCATGATCTGGACGCACGCGGAGACGGTGGAGGCGCTGCAGGCCACGTATGCCGACTTCCGGCGCACGACGACGCTGGGGCGTGCGTGCACCCCGGTGTGGAGCAACGTGGCGCTGCACCGGCCCGCGGAGTTCAACAAGAGCCACGTGCCCGCGTTCCTCGCGGGGGAGGAGCCCGGCAACTACATCTGCGTCTATCCGTTCGTCCGCTCCTACGAGTGGTATCTGCTGCCCGACGAGGAGCGCCGGCGCATGCTCGCCGAGCACGGGATGGCGGCGCGCGAGTACAAGGACGTGCGGGCGAACACAGTGTCCTCGTTCGCGCTGGGCGACTATGAGTGGCTGCTCGCGTTCGAGGCCCCGGAGTTGCACCGGATCGTCGATCTGATGCGTGACCTGCGGGCCACCGACGCCCGCCGCCATGTCCGCGAGGAGACGCCGTTCTTCACCGGCCCGCGGGTGTCGGTCGAGAAGCTGGTGCTCGCACTGCCCTGA
- the msrB gene encoding peptide-methionine (R)-S-oxide reductase MsrB yields MTAADSASSSEAGPKLALTDDQWRERLTPQEFAVLRRAGTERPFTGEYTDTKTEGVYQCRACGAELFRSSEKFESHCGWPSFFDPADSDAVILRPDDSLGMRRVEVVCANCHSHLGHVFEGEGYPTPTDQRYCINSISLRLVPSAH; encoded by the coding sequence ATGACAGCCGCAGATTCCGCGTCGAGTTCGGAGGCAGGCCCCAAGCTGGCGCTCACCGACGACCAGTGGCGCGAACGTCTCACGCCGCAAGAATTCGCGGTACTGCGCCGGGCCGGCACCGAACGTCCCTTCACCGGTGAGTACACCGACACCAAGACCGAGGGCGTCTACCAGTGCCGCGCCTGCGGCGCCGAGTTGTTCCGCAGCAGCGAGAAGTTCGAATCACATTGCGGCTGGCCGTCTTTCTTCGATCCCGCCGACTCAGATGCGGTGATCCTCCGGCCCGACGACTCCCTGGGCATGCGCCGCGTGGAGGTGGTGTGCGCCAACTGCCACAGCCACCTCGGGCATGTCTTCGAAGGGGAGGGTTACCCGACGCCGACCGACCAGCGCTACTGCATCAACTCGATCTCGCTGCGGCTGGTGCCCTCGGCTCACTAG
- the aftC gene encoding arabinofuranan 3-O-arabinosyltransferase, with protein MRDLVLTAFRPRTSPPTTASVLRSILWPLAIMSVIHRSYVLVFNRYITDDFAPVYRAVINFKFGWDIYNEHFDHVDPHYLYPPGGTLIMAPFGYLPEFASRNWFIFFNTVAILIAAYFLLRLFGFGLSSVAAPALVLAMFCTESVTSTLVFGNINGVILLLEVLFFRWLLDGNKTHEWWAGVSVGLTLVVKPLLAPLLLLPLLNRQWRSLVTAIAIPVAFNLAAWPLISDPMDFVTRTVPYIFSTRDYFNSSILGNGIYYGLPMWLILLLRILFAVLGAAALWLLYRYYRSRDVFFWMLTSSGVLLVTSWLVLSLGQGYYSMMLFPFLMTVVLPNSAIRNWPAWLAVYGFLTMDRWLLRELPTTGRALEYLKITYGWSLMVIVVFTVLLFRYLDAKSEGRLDEGIDPPWIKQLAAPAPEPATSSLRP; from the coding sequence GTGCGTGATCTTGTCCTGACCGCTTTCCGGCCTCGCACATCCCCGCCCACCACGGCCTCGGTGCTGCGGTCGATCCTGTGGCCGCTGGCCATTATGTCGGTCATCCATCGCAGCTACGTGCTGGTGTTCAACCGCTACATCACCGACGACTTCGCGCCCGTCTATCGCGCGGTCATCAACTTCAAGTTCGGTTGGGACATCTACAACGAGCACTTCGACCACGTCGACCCGCACTACCTCTACCCGCCCGGCGGCACGCTGATCATGGCGCCGTTCGGGTACCTGCCCGAATTCGCGTCCCGCAACTGGTTCATCTTCTTCAACACCGTGGCGATCCTGATCGCGGCCTACTTCCTGTTGCGGCTCTTCGGCTTCGGGCTGAGTTCGGTCGCCGCGCCCGCACTGGTGCTTGCGATGTTCTGCACCGAAAGCGTCACCAGCACGCTGGTGTTCGGCAACATCAACGGCGTCATCCTGCTGCTCGAAGTGCTGTTCTTCCGCTGGCTGCTGGACGGCAACAAGACCCACGAGTGGTGGGCGGGCGTCAGCGTCGGGCTGACCCTGGTGGTCAAGCCACTTCTGGCGCCGCTGCTGCTGCTGCCGCTGCTCAACCGGCAGTGGCGTTCACTGGTGACCGCCATCGCGATCCCCGTCGCGTTCAACCTCGCGGCGTGGCCACTGATCAGCGACCCGATGGACTTCGTCACCCGCACCGTCCCCTACATCTTCTCCACCCGCGACTACTTCAACAGTTCGATCCTCGGCAACGGCATCTACTACGGCCTGCCGATGTGGCTGATCCTGTTGCTGCGCATCCTGTTCGCAGTGTTGGGAGCGGCGGCGCTGTGGCTGCTCTACCGCTACTACCGCAGCCGCGACGTGTTCTTCTGGATGCTGACGTCCTCGGGCGTGCTGCTGGTGACGTCGTGGCTGGTCCTCTCCCTCGGACAGGGCTACTACTCGATGATGCTTTTCCCGTTCCTGATGACGGTGGTGCTGCCGAACTCGGCGATCCGTAACTGGCCGGCGTGGCTGGCCGTCTACGGGTTCCTCACGATGGACCGCTGGCTGCTGCGGGAACTGCCGACCACCGGACGCGCGCTGGAGTATCTGAAGATCACCTACGGCTGGTCGCTGATGGTCATCGTGGTCTTCACCGTGCTGTTGTTCCGCTACCTCGACGCGAAGAGCGAGGGCCGTCTCGACGAGGGCATCGACCCACCGTGGATCAAGCAGCTCGCCGCGCCCGCCCCCGAGCCGGCGACGAGTAGCCTGAGGCCATGA
- a CDS encoding alpha/beta fold hydrolase, whose protein sequence is MSTVVTMRRPLGAPGTGAVLGVVLSVALSACAPGLAANPRYATDAGAHPQGAPQTSKQAPGPPAIEAPKNDLSWRDCTSRVFGAAAVDPIPGVTLDCASYDADLDPINGASGSVSIGVVRAKSAQTPADAGPLVLTTGSDLPSSVQLPVWLSRAGADVLAQHPIVSVDRRGIGMSGALDCRDLFDRQEMFEQAQFQSGDDPVANLGAVTMTATTSCTDTIAPGDSAYDNSHAAEDIERLRTTWDVPALALLGVGNGAQVALAYAGEHPNRVARLVLDSPLPLGIAAEAATEQRVKGEQAALDAWAKQCLATNCPLGPDPKGAVDSLLTAARAGNGPGGASVAAVADAISTALAYPQGNRVDAGNELAAAIADARSGNTNRLNNLINQAETLRQTDGQFVNSCSDALNRPTPDRVRELVVAWNKLYPQFGTVGALDMVKCLNWPSGTTPKEPHDLKIPTLLLGVQNNPIVGSEGVAAVAATAINAGSSNRRVMWQGVGHGAAIYSPCALPPVINYLKTGQLPQTDTYCPA, encoded by the coding sequence ATCAGTACTGTGGTCACCATGCGTCGTCCGCTTGGCGCACCGGGAACCGGTGCCGTGTTGGGTGTCGTGCTGTCCGTCGCGCTGTCCGCGTGCGCGCCCGGTCTGGCGGCCAACCCGCGCTACGCCACCGATGCCGGGGCACATCCGCAGGGTGCCCCGCAAACCAGCAAGCAGGCGCCCGGCCCCCCCGCCATCGAGGCACCCAAGAACGACTTGTCGTGGCGGGACTGCACCTCGCGGGTGTTCGGTGCGGCCGCGGTCGACCCCATCCCCGGCGTCACGCTGGACTGTGCCAGCTATGACGCCGATCTCGACCCGATCAACGGCGCCAGCGGCAGCGTCAGCATCGGCGTCGTGCGCGCCAAGTCCGCGCAGACGCCCGCCGACGCCGGGCCCCTGGTGTTGACGACGGGATCGGATCTGCCGTCGTCGGTACAGCTTCCGGTGTGGCTGTCGCGCGCCGGCGCCGACGTGCTGGCCCAGCACCCCATCGTGTCGGTGGACCGCCGCGGCATCGGCATGTCCGGTGCGCTGGACTGCCGCGACCTGTTCGACCGCCAGGAGATGTTCGAGCAGGCCCAGTTCCAGTCCGGCGACGACCCCGTCGCCAACCTCGGCGCGGTCACCATGACGGCCACCACCAGCTGCACGGACACCATCGCCCCCGGCGACTCCGCCTACGACAACTCGCACGCCGCCGAGGACATCGAGCGTCTGCGAACCACCTGGGACGTGCCGGCGCTGGCGCTGCTCGGGGTCGGCAACGGAGCGCAGGTCGCGCTCGCCTACGCCGGTGAGCACCCGAACCGGGTGGCCCGGCTCGTTCTCGATTCACCTCTGCCACTGGGCATTGCGGCCGAGGCCGCCACCGAGCAACGCGTCAAGGGCGAACAGGCCGCGCTCGACGCGTGGGCCAAGCAGTGCCTCGCCACCAATTGCCCGCTTGGCCCCGACCCCAAGGGCGCCGTCGACTCGCTGCTCACCGCGGCACGCGCAGGCAACGGCCCCGGCGGGGCGTCCGTGGCCGCCGTCGCCGACGCGATCTCCACGGCGTTGGCCTACCCGCAGGGCAACAGGGTCGATGCCGGCAACGAACTCGCCGCCGCGATCGCCGACGCCCGCTCCGGCAACACCAACCGGCTCAACAACCTGATCAACCAGGCCGAGACGCTGCGCCAGACCGACGGCCAGTTCGTCAACAGCTGCAGCGACGCACTCAACCGGCCCACTCCCGACCGGGTGCGCGAACTCGTCGTCGCGTGGAACAAGCTCTACCCGCAGTTCGGCACCGTCGGCGCGCTGGACATGGTCAAGTGCCTGAACTGGCCGAGCGGCACCACACCCAAGGAACCTCACGACCTCAAGATCCCGACGCTGCTGCTCGGCGTGCAGAACAACCCGATCGTCGGCAGCGAGGGCGTGGCCGCCGTCGCCGCCACGGCGATCAACGCCGGCTCGTCGAACCGGCGGGTCATGTGGCAGGGCGTCGGCCACGGCGCGGCGATCTACTCGCCGTGCGCGTTGCCGCCGGTGATCAACTACCTCAAGACCGGGCAACTGCCGCAGACCGACACGTACTGCCCGGCCTGA
- a CDS encoding pyrimidine reductase family protein, giving the protein MSGDGDATHFTLLGQTGALGVDGLTERYAYPENPSPCWVRGNMITSVDGGATSGGKSGGLGADGDRAVFAALRELADVILVGAATVRTENYSGVQFSAAQRLSRQRRGQSEVPPIAVLTRSGVLERDAKLFHRTEVPPLILTSSEAVADTGRRLGGLAEVVDASGGRPGSVDLRTALSVLADRGLRRVLAEGGPGILGMLVEEALLDELCLTIAPVLVGGRSPRIVSGPGEVHTPLRLRDSLADDDGYLFLRYTRS; this is encoded by the coding sequence ATGTCCGGTGACGGGGACGCGACGCACTTCACACTGCTGGGCCAGACCGGCGCGCTCGGGGTGGACGGCCTCACCGAGCGCTACGCCTACCCGGAGAACCCGAGCCCCTGCTGGGTCCGCGGCAACATGATCACGTCGGTCGACGGTGGAGCGACCAGTGGAGGCAAGTCCGGCGGCCTGGGCGCCGACGGCGACCGTGCGGTGTTCGCCGCGCTGCGCGAACTCGCCGACGTCATCCTCGTCGGGGCGGCCACGGTGCGCACGGAGAACTACTCGGGCGTCCAGTTCAGCGCCGCGCAACGGCTCAGCCGCCAGCGTCGCGGGCAGTCCGAGGTCCCGCCCATCGCCGTGCTGACCCGCTCCGGGGTGCTCGAACGCGACGCCAAGCTGTTCCACCGCACCGAGGTGCCGCCGCTGATCCTGACCAGTTCCGAGGCCGTCGCCGACACCGGCAGGCGGCTGGGCGGGCTCGCCGAGGTCGTCGACGCCTCCGGCGGCCGGCCCGGCTCGGTGGACCTCCGCACCGCGCTGAGCGTGCTGGCCGACCGGGGGCTGCGGCGTGTGCTGGCCGAAGGCGGGCCCGGGATTCTCGGCATGCTCGTCGAGGAGGCACTGCTCGACGAGCTCTGTCTGACCATCGCCCCGGTGCTCGTCGGCGGTCGCTCACCACGCATCGTGTCCGGCCCCGGCGAAGTGCATACGCCGCTGCGGTTGCGCGACAGCCTCGCCGACGACGACGGCTACCTGTTCCTGCGCTACACCCGCTCCTAG